The DNA region TTTGGATTCTGTCCCAAACGGCGGTCGCTTCGACGGCGCGCTCGGTGTCATTGCCGCGCTCGAGGTGTTGCGGACAGTCAAAGAAAACGGGATCAGGCTCAAGGTCAATTTGGAGGCGATGGACTTCACGGATGAAGAAGGCACGCTCGTCGGTCTGCTTGGCAGCGCGGCGCTGGCAGGTCATCTTCGTCCTGAACATTTGCAAAATCCGCGCGGCGGACGGGAAAATCTGGTCGCAGGGATGAAGCGCGCAGGGTTATCCGATGAAAGTATGCTGAGCGCGGCGCGGACGAAGGATGCGCTGGCGGGTTATTTGGAACTTCACATCGAGCAGGGCAAGAGGCTGGAGCGCGCGGGCGCGGACATTGGCATTGTGACCGCCATCGTCGGGATTTGGTCGTATCGCCTGTCGTTTACCGGTAACGCGGATCATGCCGGGACGACAACGATGGAAGACAGGCGCGATGCTTCGCTGGGCGCAAGCGCGTTCACGCTGGCAGCGCGCGAGTTGGTGATGCGGGAGTTTCCGAATTGCGTGGTCAACGTTGGCAAAATGGACGTTACGCCGGGCGCGTTCAATATTGTCCCTGCGCGGGTGGATGTGGCGCTCGAGTTCCGTTCGCCCGATGAAGACGAGTTCGATCGTTTGGACAAAGCTTTGCTGGAACTGGCTGGAGAGGA from Anaerolineales bacterium includes:
- a CDS encoding Zn-dependent hydrolase, with protein sequence MSQTFSSLRINPDRMLDSFNQLAAIGATADSGVDRPTFSEAHLAARKWFREEVGRAGLEFHTDGAGNHSARLNVEPSNLPTLILGSHLDSVPNGGRFDGALGVIAALEVLRTVKENGIRLKVNLEAMDFTDEEGTLVGLLGSAALAGHLRPEHLQNPRGGRENLVAGMKRAGLSDESMLSAARTKDALAGYLELHIEQGKRLERAGADIGIVTAIVGIWSYRLSFTGNADHAGTTTMEDRRDASLGASAFTLAARELVMREFPNCVVNVGKMDVTPGAFNIVPARVDVALEFRSPDEDEFDRLDKALLELAGEEAARFGLELQTEFLGKHSPSLMNDSVRSAFAYACDDLGLSHMSLPSGAGHDAQSLADLCPVGMIFVPSVDGASHSPREFTKWEDCVNGVNVLLQAALRLGSG